The following coding sequences lie in one Musa acuminata AAA Group cultivar baxijiao chromosome BXJ1-8, Cavendish_Baxijiao_AAA, whole genome shotgun sequence genomic window:
- the LOC135588564 gene encoding uncharacterized protein LOC135588564 isoform X1, producing MAACQLSDTSIWLTKPTYIQISSFTVDLDLYWFPKYPSHSQILSDFLLKKWLMAQARKADLRTIPEQVILSEVRRMVEQMQALNRQLVETEAAIEEYFKPIDKSAEIIMNMQLQKDEKQAKEMLKVMQEQAMIQREMAQKKLEVNSTNVSQPAPEKESMPSNQEHLK from the exons ATGGCGGCCTGTCAATTAAGTGATACAAGTATTTGGCTTACCAAACCTACATATATCCAAATTTCAAGTTTCACGGTGGACTTAGACTTGTACTGGTTTCCCAAATATCCATCGCATTCACAGATTCTCAGTGATTTTCTGCTCAAGAAATGGCTGATG GCGCAAGCTAGGAAGGCAGATCTGAGAACAATTCCAGAGCAGGTCATCCTGTCAGAAGTTCGGCGCATGGTTGAGCAGATGCAAGCACTCAATCGTCAGCTGGTAGAAACT GAAGCCGCGATAGAAGAGTACTTCAAACCAATTGACAAGAGTGCGGAGATCATCATGAATATGCAACTTCAGAAAGACGAAAAGCAAGCCAAAGAAATGTTGAAGGTAATGCAGGAGCAGGCGATGATACAGAGAGAAATGGCACAGAAGAAACTCGAAGTCAACAGTACTAATGTCAGCCAACCTGCACCAGAAAAGGAATCTATGCCTTCAAACCAAGAACATCTCAAGTAA
- the LOC135581239 gene encoding filament-like plant protein 3 isoform X1, translating to MDRRSWLWRRKSSEKSPGETESSTSVSSHSERYSDDQELSRASPNDASVSQAQSREVLCNASDGEVHETVKRLTEKLSVALLKISAKEDLVKQHAKVAEEAVSGWEQAEAEVVALKQQLQTTLQKNSALEDKISQLDGALKECVRQLHQSREEKEEKVRYSISEKTQMWGSEKHVLEKQLVELTAQLEAAKTKAGTFDHGLKARLEAVEKENMALKTELRSQSEDIQVLLLERELSNKAAETASKQHLESIKKVTKLEAECSRLQIANHRSSSASVHKPISCLVCVESLTDSQSDSGERFLGIDNGPGRSDSWASALIAELDQFKSEKADSRILTRCPVEIELMDDFLEMEKLVALPETDPGNSDLEPEADSNQLVRRYNLLEVDKEFMHHMLIELEEKVERLEHEKAELEIASTESHNRLEACRSLVTAAESKVVELQTKLDMENESKQTAMSEFMDLEGKRKELETQLESAYLENGKLCEKVSLLEESSKSERESSFELKASIDNTEAAREALNSQLESAHSQLSSLNETIGVLEQQVKEERAFSSELASKVKALESQLEHAHSEASKLQEKVNFWELKAEEETKLSAEIAIKLEATEAARKKLELELQSAHEFATKAEAIEAAKKALEIQLDSALGETRKLSDKVALCEAKIDEERALSAEFAAKCHKLEADLSKIKQEAHLRRAANPNPELKIKQQEKELAVAAGKLEECQKTIASLNRQLKSLTDLDDFMLGAEKLEHDESLQDPGGSKAKDFHHNDSSEVEGSCTLPDGKESIPLQSSFYLLSSSSSSLSGFVRSLPHSRSISH from the exons ATGGATCGCCGGAGTTGGCTCTGGAGGCGGAAGTCATCGGAGAAGAGCCCCGGAGAGACCGAGAGTTCGACATCTGTATCCTCTCATTCTGAGAGGTACTCGGACGACCAG GAGCTATCGAGGGCTTCTCCGAATGATGCTTCAGTCAGCCAAGCGCAGTCGCGAGAGGTTTTATGCAATGCCTCTGATGGTGAAGTTCATGAAACTGTGAAGAGATTGACAGAGAAACTATCAGTTGCTCTTCTGAAGATAAGTGCCAAAGAGGATCTTGTCAAGCAGCATGCTAAAGTTGCAGAAGAAGCTGTTTCAG GCTGGGAACAGGCGGAAGCCGAAGTTGTAGCCCTGAAGCAGCAGCTTCAGACCACACTCCAGAAGAACTCTGCCCTCGAAGATAAAATTAGCCAACTGGATGGAGCACTCAAGGAGTGTGTCAGGCAGCTCCATCAATCGAGAGAAGAGAAGGAGGAGAAAGTTCGTTATTCCATATCCGAGAAGACACAAATGTGGGGATCTGAGAAGCATGTGCTTGAGAAACAACTTGTGGAACTCACAGCACAGCTTGAAGCCGCAAAGACCAAAGCTGGAACATTTGATCATGGATTGAAAGCAAGACTTGAAGCTGTTGAGAAAGAAAACATGGCTCTGAAGACTGAGCTCCGCTCTCAATCTGAAGATATCCAGGTTTTATTGTTGGAGAGGGAGCTAAGCAATAAAGCAGCAGAAACAGCTAGCAAGCAGCACTTAGAGAGCATAAAAAAGGTCACTAAGCTTGAAGCTGAATGTAGTAGGTTGCAGATTGCAAACCATAGATCATCTTCTGCAAGTGTTCACAAGCccatttcatgcttagtttgcgtgGAATCTCTCACTGACAGTCAATCAGATAGCGGGGAGCGGTTCCTCGGTATAGATAACGGACCTGGACGCTCAGATTCATGGGCATCTGCATTAATTGCTGAGCTTGATCAGTTCAAGAGTGAGAAGGCAGATTCAAGGATCCTCACCAGATGTCCTGTAGAGATTGAGCTCATGGATGATTTCCTTGAGATGGAGAAACTCGTTGCTTTGCCTGAGACTGATCCTGGAAATTCTGATCTTGAACCAGAAGCTGATTCCAACCAACTTGTTAGGAGATACAACCTCCTAGAAGTTGACAAAGAGTTCATGCATCATATGTTGATCGAACTAGAAGAAAAGGTTGAGAGACTGGAACATGAGAAAGCAGAACTGGAGATAGCTTCGACTGAATCACATAATCGGCTCGAGGCATGTCGCAGTCTGGTGACAGCAGCTGAGAGCAAAGTGGTTGAACTGCAAACCAAACTGGACATGGAGAATGAATCAAAACAAACTGCCATGAGCGAGTTTATGGACTTGGAGGGAAAGAGGAAGGAATTGGAGACTCAGCTGGAGTCAGCGTACTTGGAAAATGGAAAACTTTGCGAGAAGGTATCTTTGTTGGAAGAAAGTTCTAAATCTGAGAGAGAATCATCTTTCGAACTCAAAGCTTCAATAGATAATACTGAGGCTGCTAGAGAGGCACTGAACTCTCAGCTAGAATCAGCTCATTCACAACTTAGCAGCCTAAATGAGACTATTGGAGTATTAGAACAACAGGTAAAGGAGGAACGGGCATTTTCTTCAGAGTTGGCATCAAAAGTGAAGGCGTTGGAGTCTCAGCTTGAACACGCACATTCCGAAGCAAGTAAGCTACAGGAGAAGGTCAACTTTTGGGAACTGAAAGCAGAGGAGGAGACTAAATTATCTGCAGAAATTGCAATTAAACTAGAAGCTACAGAGGCAGCAAGAAAGAAACTGGAGCTTGAGCTTCAATCAGCACATGAGTTTGCCACTAAAGCAGAGGCTATAGAAGCAGCAAAAAAGGCACTAGAAATTCAACTTGATTCAGCACTCGGAGAAACCAGGAAGCTGAGCGATAAGGTGGCTTTGTGTGAAGCAAAAATTGATGAGGAAAGAGCCCTTTCTGCAGAGTTTGCAGCTAAGTGTCATAAATTGGAGGCTGATTTGTCGAAGATCAAGCAAGAAGCTCATCTCCGGAGAGCTGCAAACCCCAATCCAGAACTGAAGATAAAACAG CAGGAGAAAGAACTTGCTGTGGCTGCTGGGAAATTGGAAGAATGCCAGAAGACGATAGCCTCTTTGAACCGGCAGTTGAAATCATTGACAGATTTGGATGACTTCATGCTTGGAGCTGAGAAGCTGGAACATGATGAAAGCTTGCAAGATCCTGGTGGTAGCAAAGCCAAAGATTTCCACCACAATGACTCATCAGAGGTAGAAGGCAGTTGTACTCTTCCTGATGGAAAAGAAAGCATCCCCCTCCAGTCTTCTTTCTATTTGCTTTCATCTTCATCCTCGAGTTTGTCTGGGTTTGTGAGATCATTACCTCACAGTAGGAGCATCAGTCATTAG
- the LOC135588564 gene encoding uncharacterized protein LOC135588564 isoform X2, with protein sequence MDKLFQFGRKAWFLVRVLSGYEERRIRAYRLHLQKRIEQAQARKADLRTIPEQVILSEVRRMVEQMQALNRQLVETEAAIEEYFKPIDKSAEIIMNMQLQKDEKQAKEMLKVMQEQAMIQREMAQKKLEVNSTNVSQPAPEKESMPSNQEHLK encoded by the exons ATGGATAAATTGTTTCAATTTGGAAGAAAGGCTTGGTTTCTGGTGAGAGTCCTCTCAGGGTATGAAGAAAGAAGAATCCGAGCATATAGATTGCACCTCCAAAAGCGAATCGAGCAG GCGCAAGCTAGGAAGGCAGATCTGAGAACAATTCCAGAGCAGGTCATCCTGTCAGAAGTTCGGCGCATGGTTGAGCAGATGCAAGCACTCAATCGTCAGCTGGTAGAAACT GAAGCCGCGATAGAAGAGTACTTCAAACCAATTGACAAGAGTGCGGAGATCATCATGAATATGCAACTTCAGAAAGACGAAAAGCAAGCCAAAGAAATGTTGAAGGTAATGCAGGAGCAGGCGATGATACAGAGAGAAATGGCACAGAAGAAACTCGAAGTCAACAGTACTAATGTCAGCCAACCTGCACCAGAAAAGGAATCTATGCCTTCAAACCAAGAACATCTCAAGTAA
- the LOC135581239 gene encoding filament-like plant protein 3 isoform X2 — MDRRSWLWRRKSSEKSPGETESSTSVSSHSERYSDDQELSRASPNDASVSQAQSREVLCNASDGEVHETVKRLTEKLSVALLKISAKEDLVKQHAKVAEEAVSGWEQAEAEVVALKQQLQTTLQKNSALEDKISQLDGALKECVRQLHQSREEKEEKVRYSISEKTQMWGSEKHVLEKQLVELTAQLEAAKTKAGTFDHGLKARLEAVEKENMALKTELRSQSEDIQVLLLERELSNKAAETASKQHLESIKKVTKLEAECSRLQIANHRSSSASVHKPISCLVCVESLTDSQSDSGERFLGIDNGPGRSDSWASALIAELDQFKSEKADSRILTRCPVEIELMDDFLEMEKLVALPETDPGNSDLEPEADSNQLVRRYNLLEVDKEFMHHMLIELEEKVERLEHEKAELEIASTESHNRLEACRSLVTAAESKVVELQTKLDMENESKQTAMSEFMDLEGKRKELETQLESAYLENGKLCEKVSLLEESSKSERESSFELKASIDNTEAAREALNSQLESAHSQLSSLNETIGVLEQQVKEERAFSSELASKVKALESQLEHAHSEASKLQEKVNFWELKAEEETKLSAEIAIKLEATEAARKKLELELQSAHEFATKAEAIEAAKKALEIQLDSALGETRKLSDKVALCEAKIDEERALSAEFAAKCHKLEADLSKIKQEAHLRRAANPNPELKIKQEKELAVAAGKLEECQKTIASLNRQLKSLTDLDDFMLGAEKLEHDESLQDPGGSKAKDFHHNDSSEVEGSCTLPDGKESIPLQSSFYLLSSSSSSLSGFVRSLPHSRSISH, encoded by the exons ATGGATCGCCGGAGTTGGCTCTGGAGGCGGAAGTCATCGGAGAAGAGCCCCGGAGAGACCGAGAGTTCGACATCTGTATCCTCTCATTCTGAGAGGTACTCGGACGACCAG GAGCTATCGAGGGCTTCTCCGAATGATGCTTCAGTCAGCCAAGCGCAGTCGCGAGAGGTTTTATGCAATGCCTCTGATGGTGAAGTTCATGAAACTGTGAAGAGATTGACAGAGAAACTATCAGTTGCTCTTCTGAAGATAAGTGCCAAAGAGGATCTTGTCAAGCAGCATGCTAAAGTTGCAGAAGAAGCTGTTTCAG GCTGGGAACAGGCGGAAGCCGAAGTTGTAGCCCTGAAGCAGCAGCTTCAGACCACACTCCAGAAGAACTCTGCCCTCGAAGATAAAATTAGCCAACTGGATGGAGCACTCAAGGAGTGTGTCAGGCAGCTCCATCAATCGAGAGAAGAGAAGGAGGAGAAAGTTCGTTATTCCATATCCGAGAAGACACAAATGTGGGGATCTGAGAAGCATGTGCTTGAGAAACAACTTGTGGAACTCACAGCACAGCTTGAAGCCGCAAAGACCAAAGCTGGAACATTTGATCATGGATTGAAAGCAAGACTTGAAGCTGTTGAGAAAGAAAACATGGCTCTGAAGACTGAGCTCCGCTCTCAATCTGAAGATATCCAGGTTTTATTGTTGGAGAGGGAGCTAAGCAATAAAGCAGCAGAAACAGCTAGCAAGCAGCACTTAGAGAGCATAAAAAAGGTCACTAAGCTTGAAGCTGAATGTAGTAGGTTGCAGATTGCAAACCATAGATCATCTTCTGCAAGTGTTCACAAGCccatttcatgcttagtttgcgtgGAATCTCTCACTGACAGTCAATCAGATAGCGGGGAGCGGTTCCTCGGTATAGATAACGGACCTGGACGCTCAGATTCATGGGCATCTGCATTAATTGCTGAGCTTGATCAGTTCAAGAGTGAGAAGGCAGATTCAAGGATCCTCACCAGATGTCCTGTAGAGATTGAGCTCATGGATGATTTCCTTGAGATGGAGAAACTCGTTGCTTTGCCTGAGACTGATCCTGGAAATTCTGATCTTGAACCAGAAGCTGATTCCAACCAACTTGTTAGGAGATACAACCTCCTAGAAGTTGACAAAGAGTTCATGCATCATATGTTGATCGAACTAGAAGAAAAGGTTGAGAGACTGGAACATGAGAAAGCAGAACTGGAGATAGCTTCGACTGAATCACATAATCGGCTCGAGGCATGTCGCAGTCTGGTGACAGCAGCTGAGAGCAAAGTGGTTGAACTGCAAACCAAACTGGACATGGAGAATGAATCAAAACAAACTGCCATGAGCGAGTTTATGGACTTGGAGGGAAAGAGGAAGGAATTGGAGACTCAGCTGGAGTCAGCGTACTTGGAAAATGGAAAACTTTGCGAGAAGGTATCTTTGTTGGAAGAAAGTTCTAAATCTGAGAGAGAATCATCTTTCGAACTCAAAGCTTCAATAGATAATACTGAGGCTGCTAGAGAGGCACTGAACTCTCAGCTAGAATCAGCTCATTCACAACTTAGCAGCCTAAATGAGACTATTGGAGTATTAGAACAACAGGTAAAGGAGGAACGGGCATTTTCTTCAGAGTTGGCATCAAAAGTGAAGGCGTTGGAGTCTCAGCTTGAACACGCACATTCCGAAGCAAGTAAGCTACAGGAGAAGGTCAACTTTTGGGAACTGAAAGCAGAGGAGGAGACTAAATTATCTGCAGAAATTGCAATTAAACTAGAAGCTACAGAGGCAGCAAGAAAGAAACTGGAGCTTGAGCTTCAATCAGCACATGAGTTTGCCACTAAAGCAGAGGCTATAGAAGCAGCAAAAAAGGCACTAGAAATTCAACTTGATTCAGCACTCGGAGAAACCAGGAAGCTGAGCGATAAGGTGGCTTTGTGTGAAGCAAAAATTGATGAGGAAAGAGCCCTTTCTGCAGAGTTTGCAGCTAAGTGTCATAAATTGGAGGCTGATTTGTCGAAGATCAAGCAAGAAGCTCATCTCCGGAGAGCTGCAAACCCCAATCCAGAACTGAAGATAAAACAG GAGAAAGAACTTGCTGTGGCTGCTGGGAAATTGGAAGAATGCCAGAAGACGATAGCCTCTTTGAACCGGCAGTTGAAATCATTGACAGATTTGGATGACTTCATGCTTGGAGCTGAGAAGCTGGAACATGATGAAAGCTTGCAAGATCCTGGTGGTAGCAAAGCCAAAGATTTCCACCACAATGACTCATCAGAGGTAGAAGGCAGTTGTACTCTTCCTGATGGAAAAGAAAGCATCCCCCTCCAGTCTTCTTTCTATTTGCTTTCATCTTCATCCTCGAGTTTGTCTGGGTTTGTGAGATCATTACCTCACAGTAGGAGCATCAGTCATTAG